The Pseudoalteromonas translucida KMM 520 genome segment TGTCATCTGTTGTTACTGATTTCCATTCGTCGTTTTGACGAGTTGCAAATGTAACGCTTGGGATTGTTTTGCCTTCAATATTGTTTAACATAATTTTTGTTCCTCTTGATTTGTTGATAGCCATTATGGCGGTGATTTAAATATAGTTCCAATCGTTTGTTTGCATTAAACTGATAGGTATAAACTATCAGCCTGGTAATGAATATGAACTTAAAAGATTTAGAGTATGTAAAAGCCATAGCGCACTTTAAGCACTTTCGTAAAGCGGCCGATGCGTGCTTTGTAAGCCAGCCTACCTTAAGTGGCCAAGTAAAAAAACTCGAACAGGAGCTAGGTGTTACTTTATTTGACCGCTCTACTAAACAGGTAACGTTAACTGCCAAAGGCGAGCGTTTATTAACACAAATTAATATTATTTTAGAACAAACACAAATACTTAAAGAGCTTGCTGCTACGTCAAACGAGCCGCTACAGGGTAAGTTAACTATTGGTATTATTCCAACCATTGCGCCTTATTTACTGCCGGTATTACTCACTTCAATGAAAGAAGCGTTTATTAATAGTCGCTTTTCGTTTATTGAAATGCAAACCGCTACAATTTTAGAAGCGCTAGATAACGGCGAGCTCGACTTTGCTATTTTGGCCGATGTACCCGAGCTCAAAAAGTACCATAGGGTTAATTTATACAAAGAAGATTTTGTAGTGGCTGTATCACACGATAATTCATTAGCTCAGCAAAAAAAAGTAGCGCTGCGCGACTTACAAGGATGCAGCCTATTAATGTTAAGTGATGGCCATTGCTTTAAAGATCAAGCCCAGCAGTTTTGTTTTTCGGCAGGAGTTAATGTGTCGAGCCAGTATCAGGGCAATAGTTTAGAAACATTACTGGCGCTGGTGGCTATGGATGACGGAGTTACATTTGTGCCTAAATTGGCATGTACTGAGCGAGTGGGGGTTAATTATTTAGCTATTTACCCTAATCAGCAGCGCAATATAGTATTTGCATCTAGAAAGCATTACCCGCATTTATCGGGGGTTGAGCAATTGGGTGAATGGTTGTCGGCTCACCCTAATTTAAAGGCTAAATTAACTAAAGTCTTGAATTAAAGGTTTTGGCTAACTATTTCGACTATATCGTTAATTTGCACGCCCGGAAGTGGTGCATTATTAATGCTTACCGCAATGGCGCTTTGTTGATACAACTGCTCAACACGAATGCTATTAAGGGTAATCACTTTATGTGGCATAGTATTGCCTAAAGCGTCTGTTAGGTAGTTGTGGTGTGCAATGCTAAGTAGTTGGCCTTTTTTAAGGCCATGCGCTTTACCTAAGTTAATCACTATGTTGCCCTGATCAAGGTGCATAATTTTTCCTTGAGTAGGCAAGCAGGCCATAGCTGATTGTAAATCGTAACTTAGCGTTTGGTTTATATCGTTTATGCTTTGCCCATAGGGCGATTGCCAAAACATACTACTGTTAACATCAACAATTGCGGTTTTTTCAAATGGCCAAATAGCTTGATTTTGATAGCTATTTTGCCAAAGCTGCTCATAAGTTGTGCCATCAAAAAGGGTAAACTCTATTTGGTAACTACGTTGATAGCTTTCGTCTTGCCAAAAGGCATAGTCGCTATTGAGCTTGTCGCTAGTTGATAGATTGGTTATTTGGCTTAATAAAACGTACTGCGCGTTACTGCGCGAAGAAATATCTTCTAATTGCGCATTAGAGTAGTCGTGTTGCTGCGAAAAATACTTATCGACCTTTATTGCGTTGTTGTAATAAGCAATTGGTACTGCGCTCATTTTTGACTTTTGCAATGCGGTATAAATATTTTTGCTAACGGCTTTATCTATGTCAAATATTTGACCCATGCGGGCTTGTTCACGATGATTAAGCTGGCTTTGGGTAACGGCCACAAACTTTTTAAAACTACTTTGTGGGCATTGCTCTGTTTGTGCAAAAATATCTAAGCGCAGTGTAATAGCTAGCTGATTATTATGACGCTCTTCGCTCACAAGCTCTATTTTTTGAATTTCGCCATGGCTGCTTATTTTAAGCTGATCTTGCATTAGCACGCCGTCTACTAAGGTTTGTACCGAGCTTACCCGCGCACCAGAGAACACTAACGCTTGTGTAATGGCATCTTTAATTGCTGCAGATTTAGCTGCGCCTACATCGCTACTTTTAACTTGTGCATGGCCGGTCGACTCATACCACTGCGCTGCAGTAAAAGGCGAAAACGTTAATAAAGCAGTTGCGCTTAGCCCTGCAAATACCGATGATAAAAACGAATTCATACATTTACTCCAGTTAAATTTTAGCTATTAGCGTAAGTTATACAGCAAGGAGCGTACCAATGTTATTTGTGAGTAAACACCAATCAAGTGTCAATGGCATTAAACCTGCATAAGTATCGTATAATTATTTAATTTATTTTTTAGGGCTAGGTACTATGCGAGTAATGCCATTACTTATCACGTTAGGATGCATAACTTTAAGCGGTTGTAGCAATATGTTTGATAAGCACGTTGAATACAAATATGTAGAGCCAAACAACTACCCGGTATTAAAAGCCGTGGGTTATGCACCTATTAGCCTGCAGTCGGGTGTAAATAAGTCGCAAAAGCAGCTAATGGCTATTAAGGCTTCTAAGCTAGAAGCTTACCGAGAGCTTGCAGAGCAAGTGTATGGGCAACAAATTACCGCAGGTACTACAGTTGCAGGTTCAATAGCACAAGACGATTACCTACAAAGCAAAGTGCAGGGCATTATTAAAGGCGCACAAGTTATAAAAGCCTACGCGGTAGACGACACCTATATAACTGAGCTTGAACTAAACATGAAGCGCGTACACGACCTGTACATAGGCGAAATTAAACCCCGAGAAGTTAAAAAAGTAACTTATTATTAGGGAGTCCATATAAGACTCTAGCTCCCCCTAAAAACGTTAGTAACTCTAAAAACAAAAAAGCCCTAGCTGATTAACAGTTAGGGCTTTTTTATTATGTAGGACGTTATTTTAAATTAAGCTTTTAAATTACGCACCAAGTTATTATCGGTATTTATTACACTACCGGCTTGGTCGTAGGTCATAGAGGAGGGGGCACCAATTAAAATATCTTTTAATTGCTTAACGCTTAATTGTGCTTGATGCGCTGCGTGGGCATTTACTTCATTTTGCTTTTGGCATTGCTCAAGCTTGCTGCGTATTAGTTTAATTAAATCGGTGATCTCGGTTGTTTGCTCATCGTTATTGGCAATCAACTTGTTGAGCTCTTTATCGAGGCTGCTTAGTGTGGTTAAAAAAGACATTTTTTGTTGGGTAATTTCTTTTAAACCTTCACCACGGCGCGAGGCAATAGATGTTAGCTCGTCATTTAATAAAATATTAAGTGACTCTAAGCAATTGTGTTGCTCATTTAGTTTAATAGTAATTAAACTATTGTGATCAGCCATAAACGTTAAACTCAAATTCAGCTAGGTTTTTTGCAAGCTTTTCGCTGTCTATTTGGTATTTACCCTCAGTGATTGCTTTTTTAAGCTCTGCCACTTTATCGGTATCAAAACCAGGAGACTGCTGCGCTTTATCTTGCAGAGTTTTTAGCTGTTTAGCTTGCGGGGTTAAGCTTACAGAGTCGCTGGCAGCTTTAGGCGCCGAAGACTGTGCAGCTTGCGTATTTGCATTATCTCTTTGTATATCAACTTTTTGCTGTTTAGTGTTAGTTAACACATTTGCTTGTTGATTACCTTTATTAACTTGACCGACCATAATAATAAACCTGTATATTACCCAACTAATGCCAAGTTATCGGCATATACATAAGATACTTTAGTGTAAATTTAAATTATATATTAACTTGCACAGACTCTACACCATCTACGCGTGCATTTAAAACTTTACCGGTTTTTTTGTTTTTTACTTTAACTTGCTCGCCAAGGCTGCCATCTTCAAGTGCGATACCGGTTGTTTTGACTTTTAAGCCCTTAATATTAGCATGAATATTTACAGCATCGCCCTTACATACCATACATATTTGGCTCAATAAAAGTGGCATTCCGCTGCGTATATTTCGTTTACTACGGCTGCCTATTAATAATGCCGGGTTATCTAAATATTGTACTCTAATAAAGTGGCTTGGTCGCATTTCAATACTTAAATGCGCCGCAGTTATTACTTCGCCACGAGCTAAATTTACATTCGCAACTACAACAGGGGCTGTTTCGGTCACTCTTACGTGTACATATTGAGCCCAGTTGTTAGTGTCGTTACATTTTATTTGTAATGTTACTTGGCGATTAAAAGGTGGATCGCTGGGGAGCAATAACTCAGGCTCTGAGTCGCAACTGCGATCGGGAGTACGCGGGTCGAGTGGTAACGCACTAAGCTGTACTTTGTTTTCATCGAGGTTGTTAATTTGCGCCGCAACGTGAGTTATGGCCATTTGTTGTAATATGTCTTTGCTAAATACTTTTGCCTCTAAAGGTAAAGTTAAACAGAGGCTAGTAAGAACATAAAAAACACTGTATCTTCTGATTTTTTTTAACAAACTCATAATGTTTCGGCTATGCTTATAGGTTAAAACAGGGTATAAATATTTAGCGTCAAAAAGTAGACGCTCCCGTTGTATTATGTGACTTTATAAATTCAAAGCAATTATCGTTCCGTATAGTTTGTTTTTTAGGAGATTTGAATGGCAGGTATTTTAGACTCAGTAAACCAACGAACCCAGTTGGTGGGACAAAACCGCTTAGAGCTACTACTATTTAAACTTAGAGGGCGTCAGCGTTTTGGGATTAATGTGTTTAAAGTCAGAGAGGTGCTGCAATGTCCTCCTCTTACTAATATGCCAAAATCAAATGCTTACATTCGTGGTGTTGCCCATATTCGCGGCCAAACTATTTCGGTTATCGACCTTTCTATGGCTGTGGGTGGGCGTCCAATTGAAAATATTAAAGACAGTTTTATAATTATTGCTGAATATAATCGTACCGTTCAAGGCTTTTTAGTTGGCGGTGTCGAGCGTATTGTAAATATGAACTGGGAAAAAATAATGCCGCCGCCGCCAGGTGCAGGTCGTTATTCTTACTTAACTGCTGTAACTGAAATTGAAAACGAATTAGTTGAAATTTTAGATGTAGAAAAAATATTAAACGAAATTTGTCCCGTTAATACCGAAGTAAGTGCCGATGTTGCGGCTACACAAGGTGACATTAAAAAAGATTTAGGCGAGCGAATTGTTTTTATTGCCGATGACTCAGCAGTAGCACGAAACCAAGTTAAGCGAGCATTAGAGCCACTAGGCGTTCAAACAGAGCTTGCCAAAAATGGTAAAGAAGCACTTAAACGATTAAAAGAAATAGCCGAACACGACTGCGTAAACGATATTACAGAACGTGTAGGGTTACTTATTTCCGATGTAGAAATGCCTGAAATGGATGGCTATACATTAACCGCCGAAATAAAAGCCGACCCTAAATTGGCACCATTACATGTTATTTTACATACCTCGTTAAGTGGTGTTTTTAATCAGGCCATGGTTGAAAAAGTAGGTGCAGATGACTTTATTGCAAAATTTAATCCCGACGAACTCGCAACAGCAGTAAGAAAATGGGTTCATTGTGATTAATAAACAGAGGTGTTATTGATTTGAATAGTAAAGATTTACAGCAAAGTGAATACGATCAATTTCGCTTATTTTTAGAACAACAGTGCGGTATTGTATTGGGCGAAAACAAACAATACTTGGTTAAAAGCCGTTTAGCACCGTTAATGAAGCGATTTAATGTTGAGTCTTTGTCACAGCTAGTAAATAAAACGTTGGGATTGCATGAGCGCCAATTACGCGCCGCAGTGGTTGATGCAATGACCACCAATGAAACCCTATGGTTTAGAGATCAATATCCGTTTGAGTTATTAAAAACTAAACTGTTTCCAGAGTTTAAAGGGCTTAACAGACCATTAAAAATATGGTCTGCGGCAAGTTCTTCTGGGCAAGAGCCATACTCTATTGCTATGTCGGTTGCTGAGTTTCAGGCAAGTTCTCCTGGGGTTTTACGCAGGGAGCGCAAATAGTGGCTACCGATATATCAAATACTATGCTGGATATGTGTAAACACGCAGAGTATGACGCGTTAGCACTAGCAAGAGGGCTCTCGGCCGAACGTCGTAAAAAGTTTTTTAAAGACAGCGGCAATGGCATGGCTCAAGTTATCGACCCAATAAAAAAACAGGTTAACTTTAGACATCTTAATTTACTCGACTCATACGCGCTTATGGGCAAGTTTGATATTATATTTTGCCGCAATGTGTTGATTTACTTTGCACCAGAAGTAAAAGCAAAAATTATTGCGCAATTTTCTCAAGCACTTAATCCTAAAGGTTATTTACTTTTAGGGGCGTCGGAATCTATGAGCGGTTTAAGTAACGATTTTGATATGGTTAGATGTAACCCTGGTATTATTTATCAAAAGAAATAACTGCAAGTATGGTGAAGTGCGAGCAGTTTGCACACTTTAAGCATTATTTTAAACGACGCATCTAGCGTCGTTTTTCGTTTTAGTGATCAGCAAGTAATTAGCTAAGCTTTGTATTACCAAGCACTGTTATTAGTTATAGCTTCGCACCTCCCCTTATTTAAAGCGCATTGTGCCAATATGTTTAAGCAAATATATCCACAAAAAGGTTATGAGACGCTGCGCTTTAGAGAAGAAAAAATAGATAAATTATCTGTTTAAATCACTCCTCATTTACTCCCATTCGCATTCAGTGTGCAAATGTGCTTTAGAGTTTTTAACTACTGGCATTTTTTATAATAACTGTATTGGCTCATATCAATTTACCTATTATCTAAAACTCCTCCTAAAACCTGCACTTTAAATAGCTATGTTTAATCAGCTTACTAAGTAACTTTAAACAAAAATTAGTTAAATGGCTTATTTCTTGCTTTGTTCAAGCTAAGTCAATTTTTTGGAGATGGTTATGGCTATCAGTTTTGATAAAGCGCTTGGTGTGCACCCGCACGCTATGTTGATCCGTTCGCAAAGAGCCGAAATGCTCGCTACCAATATCGCTAATGCTGATACGCCGGGCTATAAAGCAAAAGATATAGACTTTGCCTCTGCACTAAAAACGGCAAAGTCACACCAACAAGGCGGCAATAGTATGGTAAGAACCAACAGTAAACACATTGCCGGTGGTAGTAAAGAAGTTGGTGGTTCAGAAATGTTTCGTAATGCAAATCAACCAGATACAGGTGATGGCAACTCAGTTGATATACAGGTGGAACGAAACTTGTATGCACAGAATGCTATGGAGTATCAGGCCAGCTTGCAATTTTTAAGCGGCAGATTTAAAGGTCTGAAAAAAGCACTCGGTAGCCAAGGATAATAATTATGAGTTTATATAATGTTTTTGATATTGCTGGTTCTGGTATGAGCGCACAAAATGTGCGTTTAAACACCACCGCAAGTAATATTTCGAATGCGAATACTATTAGTTCTTCTCAGGATAAAACTTACCGAGCGCGACAACCTGTATTTGCTGCTGAGCTTACTAAAGCTTCAGCATCAGCAAGTAATCCACAGGGCTCCGCTGTTGGCGTTAAAGTATTGGGTATTGTTGAAAGCAACAAGCCATTACAAATTGAATATAACCCAAACCATCCAAGTGCGGATGAAAATGGCTATATCTATAAACCCAACGTTAATGTTGTTGAGGAGATGGCAAACATGATTTCTGCCTCTCGTTCGTATCAAACAAATGTGCAAGTTGCCGATGCAGCAAAGCAAATGTTAAGTAAAACACTGCTGTTAGGCCAGCGGTAACAGAGGGTAGGTTATGAGCAACGATATTAGTACATCTTCATCCTATTTAGACTCTTTACGGTGGCAAGATAAGCAAGCAGCCAGTAAAGAAAAAAGTGATGCGTTAACCCAAGAAGATTTTTTCTCATTACTAACGCAGCAACTGTCGTTTCAAGATCCGAGTAAACCGGCTGATAACGATCAGATGATTGCGCAAATGACTAACTTTACTATGGCAGAGGGTATTTCAAATTTAAATTCTAACTTTGAATCTTTAGCTGCATCAATGACATCAAACTCAGCACTACAAGCTTCTACATTAGTAGGCAAGCAGGCGCTTTTAGAGTCTGACACGCTAGACTTAAATGCAGCCGGTGATGCACGAGGCTCAGTTGTTGCCGAAAAGCCAGTTGAAAGCTTAAAGCTACGAATTGAAGACGAGTCTGGGCAGTTAGTTAGAACCATAGATTTAGGCTCGCAACCAGCTGGTGCAGTGCGTTTTGCATGGGATGGTAAAAATGAAGCGGGTGAGCGCCTACCTCCTGGCGAATATAAAATTAAAGCTGAGGGGAGTA includes the following:
- a CDS encoding LysR substrate-binding domain-containing protein gives rise to the protein MNLKDLEYVKAIAHFKHFRKAADACFVSQPTLSGQVKKLEQELGVTLFDRSTKQVTLTAKGERLLTQINIILEQTQILKELAATSNEPLQGKLTIGIIPTIAPYLLPVLLTSMKEAFINSRFSFIEMQTATILEALDNGELDFAILADVPELKKYHRVNLYKEDFVVAVSHDNSLAQQKKVALRDLQGCSLLMLSDGHCFKDQAQQFCFSAGVNVSSQYQGNSLETLLALVAMDDGVTFVPKLACTERVGVNYLAIYPNQQRNIVFASRKHYPHLSGVEQLGEWLSAHPNLKAKLTKVLN
- a CDS encoding flagellar assembly protein FlgT, yielding MNSFLSSVFAGLSATALLTFSPFTAAQWYESTGHAQVKSSDVGAAKSAAIKDAITQALVFSGARVSSVQTLVDGVLMQDQLKISSHGEIQKIELVSEERHNNQLAITLRLDIFAQTEQCPQSSFKKFVAVTQSQLNHREQARMGQIFDIDKAVSKNIYTALQKSKMSAVPIAYYNNAIKVDKYFSQQHDYSNAQLEDISSRSNAQYVLLSQITNLSTSDKLNSDYAFWQDESYQRSYQIEFTLFDGTTYEQLWQNSYQNQAIWPFEKTAIVDVNSSMFWQSPYGQSINDINQTLSYDLQSAMACLPTQGKIMHLDQGNIVINLGKAHGLKKGQLLSIAHHNYLTDALGNTMPHKVITLNSIRVEQLYQQSAIAVSINNAPLPGVQINDIVEIVSQNL
- a CDS encoding LPP20 family lipoprotein, whose translation is MRVMPLLITLGCITLSGCSNMFDKHVEYKYVEPNNYPVLKAVGYAPISLQSGVNKSQKQLMAIKASKLEAYRELAEQVYGQQITAGTTVAGSIAQDDYLQSKVQGIIKGAQVIKAYAVDDTYITELELNMKRVHDLYIGEIKPREVKKVTYY
- the flgN gene encoding flagellar protein FlgN, coding for MADHNSLITIKLNEQHNCLESLNILLNDELTSIASRRGEGLKEITQQKMSFLTTLSSLDKELNKLIANNDEQTTEITDLIKLIRSKLEQCQKQNEVNAHAAHQAQLSVKQLKDILIGAPSSMTYDQAGSVINTDNNLVRNLKA
- the flgM gene encoding flagellar biosynthesis anti-sigma factor FlgM; this translates as MVGQVNKGNQQANVLTNTKQQKVDIQRDNANTQAAQSSAPKAASDSVSLTPQAKQLKTLQDKAQQSPGFDTDKVAELKKAITEGKYQIDSEKLAKNLAEFEFNVYG
- the flgA gene encoding flagellar basal body P-ring formation chaperone FlgA, encoding MSLLKKIRRYSVFYVLTSLCLTLPLEAKVFSKDILQQMAITHVAAQINNLDENKVQLSALPLDPRTPDRSCDSEPELLLPSDPPFNRQVTLQIKCNDTNNWAQYVHVRVTETAPVVVANVNLARGEVITAAHLSIEMRPSHFIRVQYLDNPALLIGSRSKRNIRSGMPLLLSQICMVCKGDAVNIHANIKGLKVKTTGIALEDGSLGEQVKVKNKKTGKVLNARVDGVESVQVNI
- a CDS encoding chemotaxis protein CheV gives rise to the protein MAGILDSVNQRTQLVGQNRLELLLFKLRGRQRFGINVFKVREVLQCPPLTNMPKSNAYIRGVAHIRGQTISVIDLSMAVGGRPIENIKDSFIIIAEYNRTVQGFLVGGVERIVNMNWEKIMPPPPGAGRYSYLTAVTEIENELVEILDVEKILNEICPVNTEVSADVAATQGDIKKDLGERIVFIADDSAVARNQVKRALEPLGVQTELAKNGKEALKRLKEIAEHDCVNDITERVGLLISDVEMPEMDGYTLTAEIKADPKLAPLHVILHTSLSGVFNQAMVEKVGADDFIAKFNPDELATAVRKWVHCD
- the flgB gene encoding flagellar basal body rod protein FlgB, coding for MAISFDKALGVHPHAMLIRSQRAEMLATNIANADTPGYKAKDIDFASALKTAKSHQQGGNSMVRTNSKHIAGGSKEVGGSEMFRNANQPDTGDGNSVDIQVERNLYAQNAMEYQASLQFLSGRFKGLKKALGSQG
- the flgC gene encoding flagellar basal body rod protein FlgC, with protein sequence MSLYNVFDIAGSGMSAQNVRLNTTASNISNANTISSSQDKTYRARQPVFAAELTKASASASNPQGSAVGVKVLGIVESNKPLQIEYNPNHPSADENGYIYKPNVNVVEEMANMISASRSYQTNVQVADAAKQMLSKTLLLGQR
- a CDS encoding flagellar hook assembly protein FlgD; amino-acid sequence: MSNDISTSSSYLDSLRWQDKQAASKEKSDALTQEDFFSLLTQQLSFQDPSKPADNDQMIAQMTNFTMAEGISNLNSNFESLAASMTSNSALQASTLVGKQALLESDTLDLNAAGDARGSVVAEKPVESLKLRIEDESGQLVRTIDLGSQPAGAVRFAWDGKNEAGERLPPGEYKIKAEGSTNGEFSSLPIATFKNIESVNINGANGIIINTKEGAVRLTDVAEIA